The nucleotide window CTTGCTTTTTCTAAGATTTTTGAGGACAGTAAAAAATCCAAACTGTTCACCTTCACTCAGATTAAGACAATTCCCGGGCTTAAGGGGAGTGCTAGACTTTTCTTTCCCTTTATGTCCGGACTTAACGTGTCCTTAGCGTCATATATTACGATTTCGGTAAGATTTAACTTATTCATGATAAACCTCAAATTGGAGACTAGTACTTTTTCTTCATCTAAATCGTTATGGGTATACAATTCCCTAACTAATGAGGGTAGTTCAGAAGCTACCTCATAAAGTCGCTTAGCAGTAGCATCATCACCTACATCTAACATAAAATCTTTTAACGTCTGTCTCTCTTCTATAGCCCTTATGGCCTTCCTTAAGACCTTCTTTAACTCGGGATCGCTGTTAACATAAACTATCAGTTTCTCGGGTTCTTTACTCATATTAGCTGACAGCTCATTTATCTTATCTACAAATAGTCTGAGATACTCTATCTCTAACAGTGCACCTCCGTCGACTTTCAGCTCCGTAGGTTCTGGGAATTTTTGTGTAACGACAAAACTATCATTAAAATAGTGCCATATCTCTTCAGCTATATGAGGAGTGAAAGGTGCCATCATCCTAATCCATACAGACAAAACACTCCCCACCACATCCTTATTTATAACACTGTTTGTAAGCTCTACATAGTCCTTAATGACCTCGTACATAGTATAAAATACATTGACATAAGCTGAGCGAAAATCTAACTTCTCCATGGCTTCATCGATCTTTTTGACATAGTTTGATACTATCGATGATAACCACAGGTCTGCTTTCCTTATTTCTTGTGTTGACGGCGCCTTTAATAACATAATTATGTAATCGTGAATATGCTTAAGTTGATCCCCTATACTTTTGGCTATTGACGAGTTAAACTCTATGTCGTCCCCTATAGATGAAGTCGAAGTTAAAGCTAACCTTACTGTATCTACTCCGTATTCATTTATAGCTCTAGCTAGCGGGTAGATATTACCAAAACTCTTACTCATCTTCTTACCGCCTACTCTGATAAACCCGTTGGTAACGATCTGCTTAGGAAGCATATTTTCACCGAATACGGCCACGTGGTGGTAAATATAGTACGCTAGATGGTTCTGGATTAAGTCTCTGCCACTGTGCCTGGAGTCGACAGGGTACCAATAGAGGAACTCTTTCCTCAGTTCAGCGACTTCAACTGGTAAATCATTTTGCTCTCCCCTACCTAACATTACATAATCCCAGAATTTATCGTCCACCTTGTTTAGGTCTATTTTCTTGACCTTGTGGGCTATAGTGTAGAAAGCGGTATATATTGTCGAGTCACTTAGGCTATCTATTATCTCCTTAGAGTCCCAAGGCAGTCTAACCCCTAAACCTCTTGACCTGGTAAAAGCCCTTGGTTGTAAATTAAACACTACTTTTTCCATCTCCCTTTTAGCATCGTCAGGTACAAACTTTATCTTATCCAAGGCTTTCAAAGTTGAAGCCTTCCAGATACTATTGGAATAGTTAATGAACCACTGTTCGTTTATTACTTTGACTACTATCTCCGCCCCACATCTACAGTAGACAGGGCCATTAGAGATCTCATAGATAGTAAAGTGTGCGTCCAAATTCTTTAATATATCAATTAAAGCCTTCCTAGCCTCTCTTACACTTTTATTTACCACCCTTTCCTTTATAGTGTCCCTGATAAAACTCGGTACATGATCTAGTACGTCTTCCCTTATAACTCCCTTATGATATTCTATTCTATATAGGGCGTCTATATAATCTTTTAACTCTTGGGCGTTCGTAGTCTGGGCAATGGCTAATACTTCTGAAGCCGGGATATCACCATATTCGTCACTAGAAATTACTGGGATTATCTCAAAGCTCTCCCCCAACTCCGTTAATGCGAGGTAGTGTATAGGTTCATGTGCAGGGACGGCCATCACTATCCCGGTCCCCTGTTTCGGCTCTACATATTTACTCTTAACGACCTTCATGTCCTTGTTAGTCAGCGGGTTCTTTACCTTGTAGTTTACAAGCTCATCTACAGTTATACTTTTTTCTTCTTCAAGATCCATTTGATACTTTAACTTCTGATAGGCGTAACGCGAAAGGACAAGTCTCTTTCCACTCTTCTTGTCGTTTACTATGAGGTATTCTGAGCTGGGGTTAATCAAAAGTGCTACAGCACCGAAGACTGTCTCAAGCCTTGAAGTAGCTGCCGGAAAGAATAACCCAGAATCTGATGCGAAGTATATGACATCAACGTCAATTACCTCCGGTTCTATATCACCACGTGTGTCATGCA belongs to Stygiolobus caldivivus and includes:
- the leuS gene encoding leucine--tRNA ligase, whose product is MSVSSFLNEIASKWQKTWEENKVYEADPKEGRPKRLITVAFPYTNSPLHIGHGRTYITGDIYARYLRMKGYNVLFPFAFQYTGTPILSIAEAVKKKDEDIVSTFVKVYGIPEEEVEKFSDPQYLAEYFMKDMENTAKTLGLSVDWRRKFTTVDPYFEKFVQWQYKRLMELGFLKKEKSAVPYCPNDQFPVGMHDTRGDIEPEVIDVDVIYFASDSGLFFPAATSRLETVFGAVALLINPSSEYLIVNDKKSGKRLVLSRYAYQKLKYQMDLEEEKSITVDELVNYKVKNPLTNKDMKVVKSKYVEPKQGTGIVMAVPAHEPIHYLALTELGESFEIIPVISSDEYGDIPASEVLAIAQTTNAQELKDYIDALYRIEYHKGVIREDVLDHVPSFIRDTIKERVVNKSVREARKALIDILKNLDAHFTIYEISNGPVYCRCGAEIVVKVINEQWFINYSNSIWKASTLKALDKIKFVPDDAKREMEKVVFNLQPRAFTRSRGLGVRLPWDSKEIIDSLSDSTIYTAFYTIAHKVKKIDLNKVDDKFWDYVMLGRGEQNDLPVEVAELRKEFLYWYPVDSRHSGRDLIQNHLAYYIYHHVAVFGENMLPKQIVTNGFIRVGGKKMSKSFGNIYPLARAINEYGVDTVRLALTSTSSIGDDIEFNSSIAKSIGDQLKHIHDYIIMLLKAPSTQEIRKADLWLSSIVSNYVKKIDEAMEKLDFRSAYVNVFYTMYEVIKDYVELTNSVINKDVVGSVLSVWIRMMAPFTPHIAEEIWHYFNDSFVVTQKFPEPTELKVDGGALLEIEYLRLFVDKINELSANMSKEPEKLIVYVNSDPELKKVLRKAIRAIEERQTLKDFMLDVGDDATAKRLYEVASELPSLVRELYTHNDLDEEKVLVSNLRFIMNKLNLTEIVIYDAKDTLSPDIKGKKSLALPLSPGIVLI